The genomic DNA AGGTGACAGTCTGTGCGGTAGAATCCGGCTTCATGAAGGGGCCCTTGTTGAGGGGAAACGGGTGTCGCAACACGTTTCTACCGCAACTGGGGCCTTCTTCAATTCAAGAACGAGACTTCTTCATGAATTTTCCGGGCTAGCAGCGCCTGGGTCAGCGGTTCCACGGAGTCCGTGCGAGTTCGCGGCTCGCGAAGATGTCGCCATGGTTCGCACCAGGCCGGAGTTCCGTGTCTCCCTTCTCCAGAGGGCACGAAGGGATCCCTGCCAGGGGGCCGGCCCCGTCGAGGATCCCCTCTCCAGGGACGAAGAGCATGTCGCGTAGCATCACGGATGCGAAGCCTAGCGCCCGTTGAGGTACGCTTCCCCATCACTTGCGGGTGCGGAGGTTGGAATGGGACGATTCGACGAGAAGGTGGCGATCGTGACGGGCGGGGCTTCGGGAATCGGCGCTGCGACCCTGCGACGGCTGGCGAGCGAAGGTGCCGCCGTCGTCTGTGCGGATATCGATTCCGCGCGGGGCGGGAAAGTCGCGCGGGAGATCAAGGAGGCCGGAGGTCGCGCGCAATTCTTGTCCTGCGACGTCGGTGAGCTGGCCCAGCTCGAGGCTTGTGTGGCTGCGACGGTTCGCGAATTCGGTGGTCTCGACATCATGATGAACAACGCCGTCTGGACGAGTGGCGGGCCGGTTCATGCCATCGACCCGGACGGCTGGGACAAGAGCCTGCAGATCATGCTCACCGCGGTCTTCTACGGGTGCCGTGCGGCGCTTCCGGAGATGATGAAGCGGGGTGGAGGTTCCATCGTCAATACCGCCTCGATCGAGGCCTTTGGCGGGGAGATGTATGCCTCGCCCTACACGACGGCGAAGGCCGGCGTGGTGAACTTCACGAAGAATGTGGCCATCGAGTACGGCCGGCTTGGCATCCGAGCCAACTCGATCTGCCCGGGAGTGGTGGAGACACCTCTCTACGAACAATTCGAGCAGGCTTCACCCCGAACGCGAGAAGAGGTCGAAGGCCTCCACGCCATCGGACGGTTGATCCAACCCGAGGAGATCGCTTCCGTGGCGGCCTTTCTTTGCAGCGACGACGCCTCGGCGGTCACCGGTCATGCCATGGTCGTCGACGGCGGTGCGACGGCGGGCATCAACCTCTCCGGACTTGGACCGCTCGAAGCCGACTAGTGCTCTGATGTCTGCTGGCTGAGAGCAGCATCCTCGGCCTCGATGGGTCGGCCGCGGGTTTCCGGAAGTGCGAGGAAGAAGAGGATCCCGGCCGTCGGCATGCCAAGGGAAAGCAGGCTCACGGCGTCGGGCAGGCCACCCAGCTGCGCGCTGAGCGCGGAGGTTGCGAAGTAGGCTGTGATGGCGCCGAGGGCGGTTGCGATGGCGGCACCGCCGCTGATCGTCGCGCGAAGCGCCGTGGGGAAGAGCTCGCTCACGGCGGCCCGCAGAGGGACGACGCCCGCCGATGAGCATAGGCTCATGGCGGTGATGCCGGGGATCAACCCCAGGCCGGGGTGCACGGGGAAATCCCTCGGGACGTGGTAGAAGGCCCAAACCGCACCGAAGAAGAGCAGGCTCGTGATCAGGAAGGTCGGCCGGCGGCCCCAGCGTTCCGACAGATACCCTCCCAGGGGAAAGCCCGCGAGCGCCAATCCCCCGCCGAAGATCACGACTGCGGTCGCAATCGCGGGCTCGAGGCCGAGATGTTGGACCGGGTAGTAGATGAGCCATGTCTGTGTGGCTGCGATGACCATCGGGAAGAGGCCAGAAACGATGAGAACGGCGACTGTGCGGCGGCGATAACGCGGGCCCATCAGGTGGCGGACCATGGCTGTTGCCGTCTGGCCCGCCTCAGAAGCCCGTTCGAAGTGCTGGCTCTCCGGCAGGAGCCGGCGCAGGAACGGAACGGCAAGAACGCCTGCCGCCGCCGCGCCCCATACCCAACGCCAGGTGCCAGGAAGGAGTTCGGAAGCTGCCATGAGGATCAGCCCAAGCCCACCGCCGAGCGTGCCGGCGAGGCCTACCCAACCGTGGCCGCGGGCACGCGTCTCCAGGGAAAGGCTCTCGGTGACCATCACGGGTACGAGGATGACCAGCAGCCCCTTGAACGCTTGCGTGAAGATCTGCACGCCAATGAAGCCACCGAGCCCGGGCGACAACGCCGTGAGGATGCAGAGGGGGCCCATCAGCAACACCGTCCACAGCAGTACGCGGCGTCGCCCCGTCCGATCCGCCCACCGTGCCAGCGCGTAGGTGCCGAGCGCGCCGATCGCGATCCAGCCGAACGCGCGGCTGATGCTGACATCGTCGAGCCCGAACTCCCGGGCGAGAAACGGCGCGGCGGCGGCATTCAGCCCATCCGTGAAGCCCCAATAGGCCATCAAGCCAGCGAGCAAAGCGACGGAACGCGTCTCGTCGGGTTTGCTCACGTCTGGCGCTTGAAGTTCAGCCGGTCAGCAGGTCACGAGCGATGGCGCGGATCTGGATTTCATCGGTTCCCGCGTAGATCTGCAGCACCTTCGCATCCCTCGCGAGCTGCTCTACGTGGTACTCCGCCATGTAACCGTTGCCGCCGAAGACCTGCACTGCCTCCATCGCGACCTCGACTGCGGCACGGGCCGAATACAGCTTCATCGCGGAAGCTTCGGCCAGGCCCATGCTCTGGCCGTGGGCCGAGAGTTCGATGGTGCGGAACACCAGGTTCTGGAGGTTCATTCGTGCAACCTCCATACGCGCCAGCTTCTCCTGGATCAGCTGATACTCGCCAATCGGCTTCTCCCATTGCACCCGCTCGCGGGAGTAGGCGACGGAGAGCTCGAGGCAGCGGGAGACGATCCCGAGGGCCATCGCCGCGACGCCGGAGCGTTCGGTCTGGAAGGTGTCCTTGGCGCCTTCGCGGCCGGCACCGCGACTCTTGGTCAAAGCGTCCTCACCGCCCAGGAGATGATCGACGCTGCAACGGAGATCGTTGACGAAGAGTTCCCCGGTAGGCGAAGAGTGCATTCCCATCTTTCGGAGGGGCTTGCTCTGCTCGAGGCCGGGCATGCCCTTGTCGAGGACGAAGTTCAGGATCTTCCGATCCCTCGGGTCGACACCTTCTTCGTCGAGTTTGCAGATGAAGACGATCGTGTCGGCGAAGGGA from bacterium includes the following:
- a CDS encoding SDR family oxidoreductase; translation: MGRFDEKVAIVTGGASGIGAATLRRLASEGAAVVCADIDSARGGKVAREIKEAGGRAQFLSCDVGELAQLEACVAATVREFGGLDIMMNNAVWTSGGPVHAIDPDGWDKSLQIMLTAVFYGCRAALPEMMKRGGGSIVNTASIEAFGGEMYASPYTTAKAGVVNFTKNVAIEYGRLGIRANSICPGVVETPLYEQFEQASPRTREEVEGLHAIGRLIQPEEIASVAAFLCSDDASAVTGHAMVVDGGATAGINLSGLGPLEAD
- a CDS encoding MFS transporter, with the translated sequence MSKPDETRSVALLAGLMAYWGFTDGLNAAAAPFLAREFGLDDVSISRAFGWIAIGALGTYALARWADRTGRRRVLLWTVLLMGPLCILTALSPGLGGFIGVQIFTQAFKGLLVILVPVMVTESLSLETRARGHGWVGLAGTLGGGLGLILMAASELLPGTWRWVWGAAAAGVLAVPFLRRLLPESQHFERASEAGQTATAMVRHLMGPRYRRRTVAVLIVSGLFPMVIAATQTWLIYYPVQHLGLEPAIATAVVIFGGGLALAGFPLGGYLSERWGRRPTFLITSLLFFGAVWAFYHVPRDFPVHPGLGLIPGITAMSLCSSAGVVPLRAAVSELFPTALRATISGGAAIATALGAITAYFATSALSAQLGGLPDAVSLLSLGMPTAGILFFLALPETRGRPIEAEDAALSQQTSEH
- a CDS encoding acyl-CoA/acyl-ACP dehydrogenase, giving the protein MIEWSEQHEMIRDAVRRFIEAEIVPNIEELEHGDLPPYEILRKLYATFGMDEMARSRFERQIASAEAGDAKQKKPREGDGTGDGAAMQLIPIIELCRYCPGMVTALGVSVGLTGAAIMSKGSIEQKKRWGLDVLTLTKVGAWAITEPGSGSDAFGGMKASARREGNEFILNGSKTFITNGPFADTIVFICKLDEEGVDPRDRKILNFVLDKGMPGLEQSKPLRKMGMHSSPTGELFVNDLRCSVDHLLGGEDALTKSRGAGREGAKDTFQTERSGVAAMALGIVSRCLELSVAYSRERVQWEKPIGEYQLIQEKLARMEVARMNLQNLVFRTIELSAHGQSMGLAEASAMKLYSARAAVEVAMEAVQVFGGNGYMAEYHVEQLARDAKVLQIYAGTDEIQIRAIARDLLTG